The Gemmatimonadaceae bacterium genome includes the window AATCAACGCCCTCGTCGAAAGGGAGATTGTCCGATGACACGCAATCGAATGGTCGCGATTCTCGTCGCCGTGCTCGTGGTGGGCGGCCTACTGATCGTCCGGCACAAGCGGGTGGTGCAAATGAACAACGCGCCGGTGCTCGCGGCGCCCGTCACCGCGGTACAGGTTGTGGCGGTACGGCGAGGCCCGCTGGAGAGCGTGGATCACATCCTGGGAGAGGTCTACGGCGCCGACGATGCCGAGATCACGCCCCAAGTGTCCGGGCAGGTGTTGGCCGTGCTGGTGCGGGAGGGCGCCTCCGTGGCCCGCGGCGCGGTGCTGGCGCGATTGGATTCGCGGGAGCTCGGCGATGCCGCGGCCGCGGGCGAGGCCGACGTTGAGGCAGCACGGGCGGCGTCCGAGGCGCAGGGAGCCGCCACCGCGCGAGACAGTGTGCTGTTCGTGAACAAGGCGATCTCGCTGGAACAGTGGCAGGGTTCACAGGCGATGCGGGCCGCCACTACGGGCCGGTTCGAAGTCGCCCGGCAACGTCTGGACCAGGCGAATGCGCGGCTCGGCTACGCGGTGGTGCGAGCCCCGTTCACGGGTGTCGTGTCCGCGCGGATGGCCGACCCCGGCGATCTGGCCGTCCCGGGAAGGCCACTGCTCCGGATGGTGCGGCAGAGCGCTGTGCGCGTACGCGGCACGGTTCCGCCGGAACTCATGACGAAGATACATCCGGGCACTCCGGTAGATCTCTCGCTCGGTGACGAGCCGGTGCACGCAACGGTCTCCCGGATCTTCCCCGCCATGCAGGGCAGCCATCTGGCCACGTTCGAGGTCGACATCGCGCATCCAACGCCCGGGTACGTGGCGGGCGCGACGGTGGGCATCGACCTCCACCTCCGAGGAGGAGCCGGTCTGCTGGTGCCGTTGGACGCGCTACTGGAGGGAAGCGCGGGAACCCACGCCTTCGTGGTGGGCCAGACCAAGGACGGCGCGCAGACACTTCGCATGGTGGCATTGACCGTCACGACCCGATCCCTGGACCAGGCCATTGTCGAAGGCGATCTCCGCGAGGGCGACCGTGTGGTGGTGGCGCGGCCTTCGCGGCTCATGGACCTCGCGGCGGGGCTGCCCGTGCACGCGGTCGATGCTGCGCCGGGGCGATGAATCATGCACCTCGTCGATTCCTATCTGAAGCGGCCGCACCTCGTCATGTCACTGGTGCTCCTGGCCGCGGTCATCGGATTCGTGGGCTATCGCCGCATGCCGGTCAATCTCTTCCCCGACTCCGAGCGGCCCAAGATCGCGGTGGTCAGCGTATACCCCGGCGCGTCGGCCGAGGACGTCGAAGCCGAGGTGACGCGTCCTATCGAGCGGGAACTCAACACGATCGAACGCGTGCGGCTGGTGACGTCGACGAGCAACGACGAAGTCTCCGCCGTGACCGTCGAATTTGAATACAGCGAAGGACTCAGCAGCGCCGCCACGGACGTCGCCAACGCGCTCCAGAAGATCAAAGCGCAACTCCCGGCGGCCCTGCGGCCTCCGATGATTTTCAAGGTCTCCTCGGCCACGCCCGCCGTCATGACGCTGGCGCTCCGGCCCAAACCCGGCTCGCCATTGGATCTGTCCATGGTCCGGCAGATCGCCGACAACCCGATCAAGGACCGGCTGCTCCAACTCCCCGCCGTGGCCAACGTCGAAGTGTTCGGCGCCCACCAGCCCGTGATTCGCGTGGACCTGGACCGGGATGCGCTGGAGCGATACCACCTGACCCCGCTCGACGTGCGTGACGCCATGGTGGCGTTCAATGCCAACCAGCCCGTGGGGCTGTTGATCACCGGCGAGAGCCAGTTCCTGCTCAAGCGCATGGGACAGTTCCAGCGCATCAGCGACGTCGCCCGCATTCCGATCGCGCACCGCGAGGGCGGGGACGTTCATCTGGCCGACGTGGCCAAGGTGTATCGCTCGGTGGCCGAGCCACAGAGCGCGTACCACGGCGACGGCGAACCCGCCATCGCGGTCAACATCCAGCGCGCCGCGTCCGGGGTGGCGCTCCAGAGCATCGCCGATGTGACGCGGGTGCTCCCGGAGTTGGAGAAGGCCTATCCGGACATCGCCTTCAGCATTCCCGACACCCAGGGCGATCTCATCAATCAATCCGTGGGCAACATGCTGGGGGCGCTGCGGGACGCGTTGATCATGACCGTGCTGGTGATCTTCCTGTTCCTCGCCGATCTGCGGGGCATGACGCTGGCTGCAATCGCGATTCCGTTCACCTATCTGCTCACCTTCGCGGTGATGTGGCTCATCGGATACGAATTCGACATGGTCACGCTGACTGCGGTCATCGTCGCCGTGGGCATGCTGCTGGACGACGCCATCGTCGTCATCGAGAACATCGAGCGCCACTACCACGAGCGAGGCGCCGACATCCGCGATGCCGTCGTCGGCGGAACGGAGGAGGTGATGCTCGCCATCTTCTCCGGTACGTACGCCACGATCATGGTCCTCGTGCCCATCATCTTCATCGGCGGCTTCGTCCAGACCGTGTTGCGTCCGCTGTCCGTCTCGTTGACGGTGGCGCTCGTGGCGTCGTATGTGGTTTCGGTGACCGTCATCCCGCTGCTCGCGCCCTACATCTTGCGTCGGCGCGCGGGCGAGGGACGCAATCGCTTCGAGCGCGTGGTCTTCCAGT containing:
- a CDS encoding efflux RND transporter periplasmic adaptor subunit codes for the protein MTRNRMVAILVAVLVVGGLLIVRHKRVVQMNNAPVLAAPVTAVQVVAVRRGPLESVDHILGEVYGADDAEITPQVSGQVLAVLVREGASVARGAVLARLDSRELGDAAAAGEADVEAARAASEAQGAATARDSVLFVNKAISLEQWQGSQAMRAATTGRFEVARQRLDQANARLGYAVVRAPFTGVVSARMADPGDLAVPGRPLLRMVRQSAVRVRGTVPPELMTKIHPGTPVDLSLGDEPVHATVSRIFPAMQGSHLATFEVDIAHPTPGYVAGATVGIDLHLRGGAGLLVPLDALLEGSAGTHAFVVGQTKDGAQTLRMVALTVTTRSLDQAIVEGDLREGDRVVVARPSRLMDLAAGLPVHAVDAAPGR